The Desulforegula conservatrix Mb1Pa genomic interval TGAAATTCTGCCAGGTACCGCGGAACATGCTTGCGATTAATTGCATGATAAGTACCTTTGAGCGCATTTTTTAAGTTACCAAGTATTATATTGACCCATTTGAAGGATGGATGCTCTACAGCTGCTTTA includes:
- a CDS encoding transposase; its protein translation is KAAVEHPSFKWVNIILGNLKNALKGTYHAINRKHVPRYLAEFQYRFNRRYDLPSMIHRLIYVALRTPPMPSTMLSMAEAEW